TTTAACCTACGTAGACGATACTATAATCTTTGCTTCAACTGATCCATTATTTTTAGAGAAGATTATAAAAGTCTTGTACAAGTACGAGCACACTTCTGGCCAAATGATCAATAAGACAAAGAGTTCCTTTTATATGCACTCTACTGTGTCTGCAAGATTGTTCAACTCTGTAGGTGCTATTAGTTGATTCTCAAGGGGTGAGTTTCCATTCACTTATCTTGGTAGTACAATATTCTACACAAGAATAAGGAAGGATTATTACAATGACTTGATTAAAATTGTGAAGGGAAAGCCACAATCTTGGAAGGGGAAGCTACTGTCCTACAGGGGAAAAGCTACATTAATCACTAGTGTCCTACAAAGCATGCCTACACACATCCTTTATGTCCTTGATCCACCTAACAATGTACTTGAACACCTTCATAAAACCTTTTATAGGTTCTTCTGGAGTAACAAAGATGAAGGTAAAAGTAGACATTGGACAAAATGGCAAAATCTATGCCTACCAAAGGAAGGAGGGGGAGTAGGTTTTAGATCTCTGCATGATGTCTCTAGAGATTTACTTGCCAAGTTGTGGTGGAAGTTTAGGACATAGAATTCCTTATGGTCTAATTTCATATGGAACAAATACTGTAAAAATAAGCTGGCAACAGTGGTCAAATTTAGAGGGGGGTCTCATGTAAGAAGGAAAATGTTAGAGGCCAGGC
This sequence is a window from Nicotiana tomentosiformis chromosome 5, ASM39032v3, whole genome shotgun sequence. Protein-coding genes within it:
- the LOC138892674 gene encoding uncharacterized protein, whose protein sequence is MVWNLLSNNRYSVLINGQASGFFHSTRAVKQGDPLSPSLFILSIEVLSRSLNKLFENQKFKGFGMPKWTDPLNHLTYVDDTIIFASTDPLFLEKIIKVLYKYEHTSGQMINKTKSSFYMHSTVSARLFNSGKPQSWKGKLLSYRGKATLITSVLQSMPTHILYVLDPPNNVLEHLHKTFYRFFWSNKDEGKSRHWTKWQNLCLPKEGGGVGFRSLHDVSRDLLAKLWWKFRT